From the genome of Kiritimatiellia bacterium:
CGCGATCCCCATGCGTCTCTTTTCGCCGACATGGCAAAAATAATAACGGCCGCCCGCGCGGCTGTCAAAAAATTTTTTGCTTTTTGAATTTTCCTTGCATTCACCCGCGCCGTTGATTATGATTTAAAGTTGTTAAATGGCTGTTGCATGATTTTTTCCATGAAAAGGATTGTAAAACCCAGCGCCCTTCCGCCGCAAACCACCGACACCATAATTCCGCGCAATGCACTGCTCTTTGAGGTTGCATGGGAAGTCTGCCGGCAACTGGGCGGCATTTACACCGTCATTCGCTCCAAAGCGCCCCGCATGATTGAAAACTGGGGCAACCGCTATTTCATGATCGGCCCTTACAACCCGGTTACGGCGGCGATTGAGTTTGAGGAAACGCCCCCTTCCGGCGCGGTGGCGAACGCCATCGCCGAGATGAAAACGCGGGGATTTAACGCGCATTACGGGCGCTGGCTCATATCGGGGCGGCCCCAGGTCATCCTGCTTGACACGCACGGCGCCATGCACAAGTTGAACGAGATCAAATACTACTTGTGGGAGCACCACCGCATTGGAACTCCGTCGGACGACGACGAACTGAACCACGTGATTACCTTCGGTTTTCTGGTCCAGGAATTTTTCAGCGCGCTGGCAAAAGAAAAAGAGAGCCTGCCGCCGGTAATCGCCCATTTTCACGAATGGATGGCCGGCACGGCGATCCCGGAGATGCGCCGGCTCAAACTTCCCGCGGCCATTGTCTTCACCACCCACGCCACCCTGCTCGGGCGCTATATCGCCATGACCGACCCCTGGTTTTACGACCATCTGCCGTTTGTCAACTGGGAAAACGACGCGCGGCGGTTCAACATTGAGGCGCGGGTGCGGCTGGAGCGCGCGGCGGCGCACGGCGCGCACGTTTTCAGCACGGTCAGCAATGTAACCGCGCTGGAATGCAAATATCTAATTCAGCGCGAGGTTGACCAGGTCCTGCCGAACGGAATCAACGTGGAAAGATTCACCGCGCGCCACGAGTCGGAAAACCTGCACGTGGTCTACAAGGAACGAATCAATCAGTTCGTCATCGGCCATTTTTTCCCGAGTTACAATTTCAACCTTGACCGCACGCTCTATTTTTTCACTTCGGGCCGCCACGAATACCGCAACAAGGGTTTTGACCTCACGCTGGAGGCGTTGGCGCGCCTGAACGCGCGGTTGAAACAAGCCGGCGGCGATTTGACCGTGGTCATGTTCATTATTTCGCGCCGGCCCTTCCGCTCAATCATCGCCGAAGCGCTGAACAACAAGGCCATGACGGAAGAGCTTTACAACACCTGCATGATGGTCAGGGATCAGGTCGGCGCGCGCCTCTTCAAGGCCACCTCAACCGGGCGCCTGCCCGACTTTAATGCGCTCGTTGATGAATCCCACATGATGCGCCTGAAACGCATCATGCAGGCCTGGCGGACCAACCGTCTCCCGCCGATTGTTACCCATGACCTGTTTGACCAGGACCACGATGAAGTCCTGAATCAGTTGCGCGTGTGCAACATGGTAAACCAGCCGGAGGATCCGGTCAAAATCATTTATCATCCGGATTTCATGACAATGGCTAACCCGCTTTTCAGCCTGGAATACGACCAGTTCGTCCGCGGCTGTCATCTGGGCCTGTTCCCCAGCTATTATGAGCCCTGGGGTTACACGCCCCTGGAATGCCTTGCCCGAAACGTTCCCGCGGTGGCTTCGGACCTTTCCGGCTTCGGCAGTTATATTTTGCATCGTTCGCCCGACTGCCAGCAGAACGGCCTGTTCGTTGTCAAACGGAAAAACAACTCATATGTCGCCGCCGCGGAGGAACTGGCCGGATATCTTTTCGCTTTCTGCCAGCTTGACACGCGCGAACGCATTGCCCTCCGTTTCCATGCCCAGGAACTGGCCGAAGAGTTTGACTGGAAACAATTGATCGGATATTATCACCGGGTTCATGCCATGGCCTTTCAAAAGATGGCATAGCGGGGAGAAGACCTTGCGTACTCCTCCAAGCGGGTAACTTTTAAAACCGGCCCTGCTGACTTCTGAATCCTGAGTAAAGCGGGTATGCCCGCAACCCAAATAGAAATATTTCTTTTCGCCGAAGGCGAAAGAAAACATTTTCTCCGCGTTCTCAGCGCGCGCTGCGAGGGATGCTTCCTTGTTTTTCTTTGCCGTTCCGCAAGTTTAAGTTGCTTGCCACCGTTTCAGAACTTCTTGATATAGGCATTCTTTTTCAGCCGTTCAATCCATTCGTCATAAAGCCGTTTCATTTCCTTTTTCCGGAGCTCATTCCAGATGGAATCGCATACCGTTTCAAACGGCACCACCGATGAGTTTTTGCGCCCTTCAACCCGGAAAATATATAACTCATCCCCGACGGAAATGACGGGGCTGATATCTCCGACCGCCAGAGTTTTGAGGACCGCGGCAATTTCCGTCCGGCGGGTATCCGGGTCAATCCAGCCCCAGTAGCCGCCGGCGGACGCCTTCTGGTCTTCCGAGGCCTGCCTGGCCAACTCTTCAAACGATTCGCCGTTCAGAAGGCGTCTGCGGATATCCTCGGCCTGTTTAAGCTTGAGGTCATCCTCCTCCTTCGTGCCGCCGCAATCAATCACTATGGCGCGCACTTCCTGTTGCTCCGGAATCCGGTATTTTTCCCCGGCGTTTTCGTAGGCCGCGCGAACCGCCTGCGGTGTAATCACGACCTTGCCGTCAACCTCCCTCTCACGCAAAAGAGCCACGATCAGCGAATTTTTGTAGTTTTGCCGCCATTCCTCAAAGGTCAGCCCTTCCTGATCAAGGACCTTGCGCATCTCCGCCCGGTTATTGTTGAACTTGTTGCGGACAATTTCGTCAATCCGGCTGTCAACCACGCTGTCCGGCAGGGCAAACTGTTTCTGCGCCGCGAAACTGCACAAGATCAGCTCGCGCTCAATCAGGGAATCCAGCGTGTTCGCATAGGCGGCGTCAAGCTTGTCCGCGAGCGTGTCGTCAAAATATGTTTCGCGGATCTGCCGCTCAAGGGGTTCCATGGCTTTCAAAACGTCGGAAACGGTGATGACCTTGTCATTCACCACCGCCGCATAACCATCCACCGGGACCGGCTCGCCGGCGGCAAAGAGAGGAAAACACAGCAAAAGT
Proteins encoded in this window:
- a CDS encoding glycosyltransferase translates to MKRIVKPSALPPQTTDTIIPRNALLFEVAWEVCRQLGGIYTVIRSKAPRMIENWGNRYFMIGPYNPVTAAIEFEETPPSGAVANAIAEMKTRGFNAHYGRWLISGRPQVILLDTHGAMHKLNEIKYYLWEHHRIGTPSDDDELNHVITFGFLVQEFFSALAKEKESLPPVIAHFHEWMAGTAIPEMRRLKLPAAIVFTTHATLLGRYIAMTDPWFYDHLPFVNWENDARRFNIEARVRLERAAAHGAHVFSTVSNVTALECKYLIQREVDQVLPNGINVERFTARHESENLHVVYKERINQFVIGHFFPSYNFNLDRTLYFFTSGRHEYRNKGFDLTLEALARLNARLKQAGGDLTVVMFIISRRPFRSIIAEALNNKAMTEELYNTCMMVRDQVGARLFKATSTGRLPDFNALVDESHMMRLKRIMQAWRTNRLPPIVTHDLFDQDHDEVLNQLRVCNMVNQPEDPVKIIYHPDFMTMANPLFSLEYDQFVRGCHLGLFPSYYEPWGYTPLECLARNVPAVASDLSGFGSYILHRSPDCQQNGLFVVKRKNNSYVAAAEELAGYLFAFCQLDTRERIALRFHAQELAEEFDWKQLIGYYHRVHAMAFQKMA
- a CDS encoding SurA N-terminal domain-containing protein, whose product is MKKLSAYFLLLLCFPLFAAGEPVPVDGYAAVVNDKVITVSDVLKAMEPLERQIRETYFDDTLADKLDAAYANTLDSLIERELILCSFAAQKQFALPDSVVDSRIDEIVRNKFNNNRAEMRKVLDQEGLTFEEWRQNYKNSLIVALLREREVDGKVVITPQAVRAAYENAGEKYRIPEQQEVRAIVIDCGGTKEEDDLKLKQAEDIRRRLLNGESFEELARQASEDQKASAGGYWGWIDPDTRRTEIAAVLKTLAVGDISPVISVGDELYIFRVEGRKNSSVVPFETVCDSIWNELRKKEMKRLYDEWIERLKKNAYIKKF